Proteins encoded in a region of the Chryseobacterium piperi genome:
- the apaG gene encoding Co2+/Mg2+ efflux protein ApaG, with protein sequence MFSKITSNIKVSVVPEYDSKNSYPSENRYVFKYNITIENDGGFPIKILKRKWLIFDVGFGYTEIIGDGVIGLTPEISTGENFGYFSNVMLRSGVGNMSGKYLVKNMDTQESFEIDIPKFNLLSEVLSN encoded by the coding sequence ATGTTCTCAAAAATAACTTCTAATATCAAAGTTTCAGTAGTTCCTGAATATGATAGTAAAAATAGTTACCCTTCTGAAAACCGTTATGTTTTTAAGTATAATATTACCATAGAAAATGACGGTGGTTTTCCTATAAAAATCCTGAAAAGAAAATGGCTGATCTTCGATGTAGGATTCGGTTATACGGAAATTATAGGTGACGGCGTAATAGGATTGACACCAGAAATCTCTACAGGAGAGAATTTCGGTTACTTTTCTAACGTAATGTTACGTTCAGGAGTAGGAAATATGAGTGGCAAGTATCTGGTGAAAAATATGGATACCCAGGAAAGTTTTGAGATAGACATTCCGAAGTTCAACCTGCTTTCAGAAGTTTTAAGCAATTAA
- a CDS encoding SRPBCC family protein — translation MRLFKIFSVIVVLLVGAYALSMYYFVEENKNFQIEKEIDYPVDKVFHQFNNLQNFTRWNNFFTSSPSIDIDYYTPYEGNGSAISYIDPKNDTDGEMFIRYENNNQTLRYQLFEDKNENPTLVDVKFKAISPEKTKITWYVHTPKLPVLRRVENFWTEDRFADNIDKSMVNLKNVLGNKVEKDNQLAAIKYDSLMVEKDEEIVLLGINVSASNKKDALYKNIVMNYNKVYNYVSMDLGKRDDEFGFPVLITDADNYKDKEVSYFMGIPLSKKIGITDNNFSFRSVSPTQNYVMYYKGSYAGRVRAIQQLIQKAKKDQMRFGDIRQVFIERPMEDQDVNMKLSLSVYK, via the coding sequence ATGCGTTTGTTTAAAATATTTAGTGTAATTGTTGTATTGCTGGTAGGTGCATATGCGCTTTCCATGTACTACTTTGTGGAAGAAAATAAAAACTTTCAGATTGAAAAAGAGATTGATTATCCGGTGGATAAAGTCTTCCATCAATTCAACAATTTACAGAATTTTACCCGCTGGAATAATTTCTTTACAAGTTCCCCGTCTATTGACATTGACTACTATACGCCGTACGAAGGAAATGGAAGTGCAATAAGCTATATCGATCCTAAAAACGATACAGATGGAGAGATGTTTATCCGATACGAGAATAATAACCAAACGCTACGATATCAGCTTTTTGAAGACAAAAATGAGAACCCCACTCTTGTAGATGTTAAATTCAAGGCGATATCTCCTGAAAAAACAAAAATTACCTGGTATGTTCATACCCCTAAATTGCCTGTTCTAAGGAGGGTTGAAAACTTCTGGACCGAAGATCGTTTTGCTGATAATATCGATAAAAGCATGGTCAATCTGAAAAATGTTCTGGGAAATAAAGTAGAAAAAGATAATCAGCTGGCAGCTATCAAATATGATAGTTTGATGGTTGAAAAAGACGAAGAAATAGTATTGTTGGGTATTAATGTCAGTGCTTCCAATAAAAAAGATGCTTTGTATAAAAATATTGTTATGAATTACAATAAGGTTTATAACTATGTAAGTATGGATTTAGGCAAAAGGGATGATGAATTTGGTTTTCCTGTTCTGATTACGGATGCTGATAATTACAAAGATAAAGAGGTGTCTTACTTTATGGGAATTCCTTTATCGAAAAAAATAGGAATTACAGATAATAACTTTAGCTTCAGATCGGTAAGCCCTACTCAAAACTATGTGATGTATTACAAAGGGTCTTATGCCGGAAGAGTGAGAGCGATACAGCAACTCATCCAAAAAGCGAAGAAAGATCAAATGCGTTTTGGTGATATTCGTCAGGTTTTCATTGAACGCCCGATGGAGGATCAGGACGTGAACATGAAGCTTTCATTATCAGTCTACAAGTAA
- a CDS encoding glucose-1-phosphate adenylyltransferase, translated as MKRNVISIVLGGGRGTRLFPLTYSRSKPAVPIAGKYRLVDIPISNCLNSGLNKILVLTQFNSASLNSHIKNSYHFDIFSKGFVDILAAEQNVENESWYQGTADAVRQSMKHLEKYDYDYILILSGDQLYQMDFREMLDYHIEKGGDVTIATIPVNAKDATGFGILKSDDEGNITSFIEKPGFDVLGDWTSEVSEKNKHEGKEFLASMGIYIFTKSILKKMFDDDAGDDFGKDIIPNSIGKYTTLSYQYEGYWTDIGTIQSFYEANLDLCQDFPQFNLFSSSPIYTRARMLPPSKINGSYVSKAVFGDGCIIMADKIENSVIGNRTRIDKGSTIVNSYVMGSDFYQNTAEIVLNDQQGRPNMGIGKYCYIEKTILDKNCYIGDNVRIIGGSHLKDGDFETHSVQDGIVVVKKGAVLPPGTHIG; from the coding sequence ATGAAACGAAATGTTATATCCATTGTTTTGGGAGGAGGTAGAGGGACGAGGCTTTTTCCGTTAACCTATTCTAGGTCAAAACCCGCCGTTCCAATTGCCGGAAAATACAGACTGGTAGATATTCCTATTTCAAATTGTTTAAATTCCGGATTGAATAAGATTTTAGTTTTAACTCAGTTTAATTCTGCGTCTTTAAATTCTCATATTAAAAACTCATATCATTTTGATATTTTCAGCAAAGGCTTTGTTGATATCCTGGCTGCTGAACAAAATGTTGAAAATGAAAGCTGGTACCAGGGAACAGCAGATGCTGTCCGTCAGTCGATGAAGCATCTGGAGAAATATGATTATGATTATATTTTAATCCTTTCCGGAGATCAGCTTTACCAGATGGATTTTAGAGAAATGCTGGATTATCATATTGAAAAAGGAGGTGATGTTACCATTGCTACAATCCCAGTGAATGCGAAAGATGCAACAGGCTTTGGGATTTTAAAATCAGATGATGAGGGGAATATTACGTCTTTTATTGAAAAGCCCGGTTTTGATGTTTTGGGAGATTGGACATCTGAAGTTTCAGAAAAGAATAAACATGAAGGAAAAGAATTCCTTGCGTCAATGGGAATTTACATATTCACCAAAAGTATCCTCAAAAAAATGTTTGATGATGATGCCGGTGATGATTTTGGAAAAGATATCATTCCCAATTCGATAGGGAAGTATACAACACTGAGCTATCAGTATGAGGGTTATTGGACAGATATCGGAACGATTCAGTCTTTTTATGAGGCCAATCTGGATTTGTGTCAGGATTTTCCACAGTTTAATCTATTTTCTTCGTCACCGATCTATACTAGGGCGAGAATGCTTCCGCCATCTAAAATTAATGGCTCTTATGTAAGCAAAGCTGTTTTTGGTGATGGGTGTATCATTATGGCTGATAAAATTGAAAATTCAGTTATTGGAAACAGAACACGTATCGATAAAGGAAGTACGATTGTAAACTCTTATGTGATGGGATCAGATTTCTATCAAAATACGGCAGAAATTGTGCTGAATGATCAGCAGGGACGTCCGAATATGGGGATAGGGAAGTATTGCTATATTGAAAAAACAATTTTAGATAAAAATTGCTATATAGGAGATAATGTGAGGATTATCGGAGGTAGTCATTTAAAGGACGGTGATTTTGAAACCCATTCTGTACAGGACGGAATCGTAGTGGTTAAAAAAGGAGCTGTTCTGCCTCCTGGAACTCATATAGGATAA
- the odhB gene encoding 2-oxoglutarate dehydrogenase complex dihydrolipoyllysine-residue succinyltransferase gives MSVLEMKVPSPGESITEVEIATWLVKDGDYVEKDQPIAEVDSDKATLELPAEQSGIITLKAEEGDVVQVGQVVCLIDVDAPRPEGSAAAPAPAAEAPKQEEAPKAAPAQQEAPKPAAQPVAAAATQTYATGAPSPAAKKILDEKGVDAGQVSGSGRDGRITKTDAELAAVPSMGSISSTTGSRSTTTTKLSVLRRKIASRLVSVKNETAMLTTFNEVDMSEIFRIRKQYKDEFAQKYGVGLGFMSFFTKAVTRALQMYPDVNASIDGDFKINYDFCDISIAVSGPKGLMVPVLRNAEDMTFRSIEANIKDLATKVRDGKITVDEMTGGTFTITNGGTFGSMMSTPIINPPQSAILGMHNIIQRPVAVDGQVVIRPMMYVALSYDHRIIDGKESVGFLVAVKEGIDNPVEILMGGDERKALGL, from the coding sequence ATGTCAGTTTTAGAAATGAAAGTTCCTTCACCGGGCGAATCAATAACAGAAGTTGAAATCGCGACTTGGCTTGTAAAAGATGGGGATTATGTAGAAAAAGATCAACCAATCGCTGAGGTAGACTCAGATAAAGCAACTCTTGAACTTCCTGCTGAACAAAGTGGTATTATTACTCTAAAAGCAGAAGAAGGAGATGTTGTACAAGTAGGTCAGGTAGTTTGTTTAATTGATGTAGATGCTCCAAGACCGGAAGGTTCTGCGGCGGCTCCTGCACCAGCTGCAGAAGCTCCTAAACAAGAAGAGGCTCCTAAAGCTGCTCCAGCTCAGCAAGAAGCTCCAAAACCAGCTGCACAACCTGTAGCAGCAGCGGCTACTCAAACATATGCAACAGGAGCACCATCTCCTGCGGCTAAAAAGATTCTTGATGAGAAAGGTGTTGATGCCGGACAAGTTTCAGGATCTGGAAGAGACGGAAGAATCACTAAAACTGATGCAGAATTAGCTGCTGTTCCTTCTATGGGAAGTATATCTTCTACAACAGGATCAAGATCTACAACGACTACTAAACTTTCAGTTTTAAGAAGAAAAATTGCTTCAAGATTAGTTTCTGTAAAGAATGAAACAGCAATGTTAACGACTTTCAACGAAGTTGACATGTCTGAAATCTTCAGAATCAGAAAACAATACAAAGACGAATTTGCTCAAAAGTATGGAGTTGGACTTGGTTTCATGTCTTTCTTTACTAAAGCGGTAACAAGAGCTTTACAAATGTATCCTGATGTGAATGCATCAATCGATGGAGATTTCAAAATAAACTATGATTTCTGCGATATTTCGATAGCGGTTTCAGGTCCAAAAGGATTGATGGTTCCGGTATTGAGAAATGCAGAAGATATGACTTTCAGAAGCATTGAAGCTAATATTAAAGACTTAGCGACTAAAGTAAGAGATGGTAAAATCACTGTTGACGAAATGACTGGAGGTACTTTCACAATTACAAACGGTGGTACTTTCGGATCTATGATGTCTACTCCTATTATCAATCCTCCTCAGTCTGCAATCTTAGGAATGCATAACATCATTCAGAGACCTGTTGCTGTTGACGGACAAGTAGTAATCAGACCGATGATGTATGTTGCATTGTCTTACGACCACAGAATTATTGATGGAAAAGAATCTGTAGGATTCCTTGTAGCAGTAAAAGAAGGTATCGACAATCCTGTTGAAATTTTAATGGGAGGTGACGAAAGAAAAGCCTTAGGATTATAA
- a CDS encoding 2-oxoglutarate dehydrogenase E1 component has translation MDRFSFLNAAHSQLIEDLYQQYLKFPDSLEPSWKAFFQGFDFALENYGDEDNIQYIQAPANTAPAVQQISQAVSNGEVPEHIKKEFKVVNLIEAYRTRGHLFTKTNPVRERRHYTPTLDIENFGLSKEDLNTKFNCAVETGMKEPATLQDIIKHLESIYCDSIGVEYTYINNVEEKDFIKKWLQVNENHPSLSANEKTEILLKLNQAVAFENYLHTKFVGQKRFSLEGGETLIPALDQLISRSSQLGVDEVVLGMAHRGRLNVLSNIFGKSYKQIFSEFEGKEFEEDVFSGDVKYHLGSSKKIKTASGEEVAINLTPNPSHLETVAALVEGICRAKVDDRYKGDYSKVLPIVIHGDGAIAGQGIVYEVAQMMTLEGYKTGGTVHIVVNNQVSFTTNYADARSSTYCTDIAKVTESPVMHVNADDAEAVVHAIHFAADFRAKFGKDVYIDLLGYRKYGHNEGDEPRFTQPNLYKLISKHPNPREIYKEKLIQDSIVSNEVLKKMETDFKALLDKDFDASKEIEKNAMDVFMSDDWTDYPIAKRGAMQSSVDTKYDLAKLKELALKMSTLPSDKKFINKITRLFENRIKAIEGNSLDWALGEWLAYATLLTEGHNIRISGEDVERGTFSHRHAVVKTEDTEEEYIPLRHISESRFDIYNSHLSEYGVLGFDYGYAMVSPNTLTVWEAQFGDFVNGAQIIVDQYLAAAEEKWKVQNGLVMLLPHGSEGQGAEHSSARLERFLTLCANENMVVANITSPANYFHLLRRQLKWPYRKPLIVMSPKSLLRHPKVVSPLEDFANGTFQPILDDPTADAKKVEKLVLCSGKLYFELLAKKEELNADNIALVRFEQLYPLQADAVEAIFSKYENKKEVIWAQEEPENMGAWSYILRNFRDTGIQVIAPVPSGAPAPGSHKMFEKNQNAVINRVFNTNDAPAKRPVTA, from the coding sequence ATGGACAGATTTTCATTCCTAAACGCAGCTCATTCTCAGTTAATTGAGGATTTATACCAACAGTACTTAAAATTCCCGGATTCTTTAGAGCCATCATGGAAAGCCTTCTTTCAAGGCTTCGATTTTGCCTTGGAGAACTACGGTGATGAAGATAATATTCAATATATCCAAGCTCCAGCTAACACTGCCCCGGCAGTACAGCAAATATCTCAGGCGGTATCAAACGGAGAAGTACCTGAGCACATCAAGAAAGAATTTAAGGTGGTAAACCTTATCGAAGCTTACAGAACAAGAGGTCATTTGTTTACAAAGACTAATCCTGTAAGAGAAAGAAGACACTACACTCCAACTTTAGACATTGAAAATTTCGGTCTTAGTAAGGAGGATTTGAATACGAAATTCAACTGTGCTGTAGAAACAGGGATGAAAGAACCTGCAACACTACAGGATATTATCAAGCACCTGGAAAGCATCTATTGCGATTCTATCGGTGTGGAATACACGTATATCAACAACGTTGAAGAGAAAGATTTTATTAAAAAATGGTTACAGGTTAACGAAAACCATCCAAGTCTTTCAGCTAATGAGAAAACTGAAATTTTATTGAAGTTGAATCAGGCTGTAGCTTTTGAAAACTACCTTCATACAAAATTTGTTGGTCAAAAAAGATTCTCTCTGGAAGGAGGGGAAACTTTGATTCCTGCATTGGATCAGTTGATTTCAAGATCTTCTCAGCTCGGAGTAGATGAGGTGGTTTTAGGAATGGCTCACAGAGGAAGATTGAACGTGTTGTCTAATATTTTTGGAAAGTCTTACAAGCAGATTTTCTCAGAATTTGAAGGAAAAGAATTTGAAGAAGATGTATTCTCAGGTGACGTTAAATATCACCTTGGATCTTCTAAAAAAATAAAGACAGCTTCTGGAGAAGAAGTTGCCATTAACCTGACTCCGAACCCATCACATCTGGAAACAGTAGCTGCTTTAGTAGAAGGTATTTGCCGTGCTAAAGTTGATGACAGATATAAAGGAGATTACTCAAAAGTTTTACCAATTGTTATTCATGGAGACGGCGCAATTGCCGGACAGGGAATTGTATATGAGGTAGCACAGATGATGACTCTTGAAGGATACAAAACAGGAGGTACGGTACATATCGTTGTGAATAACCAGGTTTCATTTACAACCAATTATGCTGATGCGAGATCTTCAACATACTGTACAGATATTGCAAAAGTTACTGAATCTCCGGTAATGCATGTTAATGCAGATGATGCAGAAGCAGTAGTACACGCAATTCACTTTGCAGCTGATTTCAGAGCTAAATTTGGAAAAGATGTTTACATTGATTTATTAGGGTATAGAAAATATGGTCATAACGAAGGTGATGAGCCTAGATTCACACAACCTAATTTGTATAAATTAATTTCTAAGCATCCTAACCCAAGAGAAATCTATAAAGAAAAATTAATTCAGGATAGCATTGTTTCCAATGAAGTTCTTAAGAAGATGGAGACTGATTTCAAAGCGCTTCTGGATAAAGACTTTGATGCTTCCAAGGAAATAGAAAAGAATGCAATGGATGTGTTTATGTCTGATGACTGGACCGATTATCCTATTGCGAAAAGAGGTGCTATGCAGTCATCGGTTGATACCAAGTATGACTTGGCTAAACTGAAGGAACTGGCGCTTAAAATGTCTACACTTCCGTCTGATAAAAAGTTTATTAATAAGATTACAAGACTTTTTGAAAACCGTATCAAAGCAATTGAAGGTAATTCTTTAGATTGGGCATTAGGAGAATGGTTAGCTTATGCTACATTGCTTACTGAAGGACATAATATAAGAATTTCTGGAGAAGATGTAGAAAGAGGAACGTTCTCTCACAGACATGCTGTTGTCAAAACTGAAGATACAGAAGAAGAATATATTCCGTTAAGACATATTTCAGAAAGCAGATTTGATATTTATAATTCTCACCTTTCGGAATATGGTGTTTTAGGATTTGATTATGGTTACGCTATGGTTTCTCCTAATACATTAACAGTTTGGGAAGCACAGTTTGGAGACTTTGTTAACGGTGCTCAGATTATCGTTGACCAATATCTGGCTGCTGCTGAAGAAAAATGGAAAGTTCAGAATGGTTTGGTGATGTTATTGCCTCACGGTTCAGAAGGACAAGGAGCAGAACACTCTTCAGCGAGGTTAGAGAGGTTCTTAACACTTTGTGCAAATGAAAACATGGTAGTAGCGAATATTACTTCTCCTGCCAACTATTTCCATTTATTGAGAAGACAGCTGAAATGGCCTTATAGAAAGCCGCTAATCGTAATGAGTCCAAAATCATTATTAAGACACCCTAAAGTAGTTTCTCCATTGGAGGATTTTGCTAATGGTACTTTCCAGCCTATTTTGGATGATCCTACTGCTGATGCTAAAAAAGTTGAAAAATTAGTTCTTTGTTCAGGTAAATTGTATTTCGAGTTATTAGCTAAAAAAGAAGAGCTTAATGCTGATAATATTGCTTTAGTAAGATTCGAACAATTATATCCTCTACAAGCTGATGCTGTTGAAGCGATCTTCAGTAAATACGAGAACAAAAAAGAGGTAATCTGGGCTCAGGAAGAACCTGAAAATATGGGGGCATGGTCTTACATCTTAAGAAACTTCAGAGATACAGGAATTCAGGTAATTGCTCCTGTACCTAGTGGTGCTCCGGCTCCGGGAAGTCACAAGATGTTTGAAAAGAACCAAAATGCAGTAATCAACAGAGTGTTCAATACCAATGATGCACCGGCAAAAAGACCTGTAACAGCTTAA
- a CDS encoding glycogen synthase — MVVYHLSTECYPVAKVGGLADVVGALPKYQNKIKGVDAKVVMPWYNKPFVYDHEFEVVFDGFIHQGSHMLQVQVMKEKTDTLGFELYMVKIPGLLDRDNPYGYQDESFQFLAFQHGILHWLSAMKIRPDVLHCHDYHTGLVPFMVEHCPEFEFLKGVKTIGTIHNGEYQGVMDWSMANYMPAFDRYKWGLLDWNKLINPLASMIKCSHAFTTVSEGYLEELYISFRGLESLVREEFGKAYGIINGIDTEVWNPETDPMLDFNFGIENAIEQKKKNKEKLCKEYGLKPELPLFAFIGRFATEKGADLLPDVVWRSIKQSYGALNIMILGSGNTYIENILKEYEHTYSNFALDVGYKEYLSHKIYASADFLLMPSRVEPCGLNQMYSMRYGTIPIVRYTGGLRDTVEDISTGGAGLNFTYAGVDDVIHAMNRGVSIYNQKKLMGDLIDANMRFDFAWEKSAEKYIALYNK; from the coding sequence ATGGTTGTTTATCACTTGAGTACGGAATGTTATCCCGTAGCAAAAGTAGGAGGCTTGGCCGATGTTGTCGGAGCATTACCTAAATATCAGAATAAAATAAAAGGAGTAGATGCTAAAGTTGTAATGCCTTGGTATAATAAACCTTTTGTTTATGATCATGAGTTTGAGGTAGTTTTTGATGGTTTTATTCATCAGGGATCTCATATGCTTCAGGTACAGGTAATGAAGGAGAAAACAGATACTTTGGGATTTGAATTGTATATGGTGAAGATTCCGGGACTTTTAGATAGAGACAATCCTTATGGCTATCAGGATGAAAGTTTTCAGTTTTTAGCTTTCCAGCATGGTATTTTACATTGGCTGAGTGCTATGAAAATCAGGCCTGATGTTTTACATTGCCATGATTATCATACAGGATTAGTTCCTTTTATGGTTGAACACTGTCCTGAATTTGAGTTTTTAAAAGGAGTAAAAACCATTGGGACTATTCATAACGGGGAGTACCAGGGAGTGATGGATTGGAGTATGGCGAATTATATGCCTGCTTTTGATCGTTATAAATGGGGGCTTCTAGACTGGAATAAGCTTATTAATCCTCTGGCTTCTATGATTAAATGTTCTCATGCATTTACTACCGTTTCGGAAGGATACCTCGAAGAGCTGTATATCAGCTTCAGAGGGCTGGAAAGCCTGGTTCGTGAAGAGTTTGGAAAAGCCTACGGAATTATCAACGGGATTGATACAGAGGTGTGGAATCCTGAAACAGACCCAATGCTGGATTTTAATTTTGGTATTGAGAATGCAATTGAACAAAAGAAAAAGAACAAAGAGAAGCTTTGTAAAGAATATGGCTTAAAGCCAGAGCTTCCATTATTTGCTTTTATCGGCAGATTTGCAACTGAAAAAGGGGCAGACTTGTTACCAGATGTTGTATGGAGGAGTATCAAGCAGAGCTATGGAGCTTTAAATATTATGATTCTCGGCTCCGGAAACACCTATATCGAGAATATATTAAAAGAGTATGAGCACACGTACAGTAATTTTGCTTTGGATGTGGGATACAAAGAATATCTTTCTCATAAAATATATGCTTCGGCAGACTTTTTACTGATGCCTTCAAGGGTTGAACCTTGCGGACTTAACCAAATGTATTCCATGAGATACGGGACTATTCCTATTGTGAGATATACGGGAGGTTTGAGAGATACTGTGGAAGATATTTCCACTGGAGGAGCTGGACTGAATTTTACATATGCCGGTGTAGATGATGTGATTCATGCCATGAATCGAGGGGTGAGTATTTATAATCAGAAAAAGCTCATGGGAGATCTTATTGATGCGAATATGAGGTTCGATTTTGCATGGGAGAAATCAGCAGAAAAATATATAGCATTATATAATAAATAA
- a CDS encoding 3'-5' exonuclease encodes MDFCAIDFETATNDRSSACELGVCIVQDSKIVETKTWLIKPPSFPYFSRFNVAVHGIVPEDVKDAPTFDEIWYEVEEMMYGTLMIAHNASFDAGVLRGCLNHYGMFTPKLNYLCSIQLAKKSWNYLPKYGLKHLAEYHQISLNHHRAGDDAEACAKISLLAFEKLFLSSNEEIHEYMQPKIKLL; translated from the coding sequence ATGGATTTTTGTGCAATAGATTTCGAAACAGCAACCAATGACAGAAGTTCAGCTTGTGAGCTGGGGGTCTGTATTGTTCAGGATTCTAAAATTGTTGAAACAAAAACATGGCTGATAAAGCCTCCTAGTTTTCCCTATTTCAGTAGGTTTAATGTAGCAGTACATGGAATTGTACCCGAAGATGTAAAAGATGCCCCTACTTTCGATGAAATCTGGTATGAGGTGGAAGAGATGATGTATGGAACGTTAATGATCGCTCATAATGCAAGTTTTGATGCCGGTGTTTTACGAGGCTGCCTTAATCATTATGGAATGTTTACGCCAAAACTGAATTACCTTTGCAGTATACAGCTGGCTAAGAAATCATGGAATTATCTTCCTAAATATGGTTTAAAGCATTTGGCAGAATATCATCAGATCAGTCTTAACCATCACAGGGCTGGAGACGATGCTGAAGCCTGTGCAAAAATTTCTTTATTAGCCTTTGAAAAGTTATTCCTCAGCAGCAATGAAGAAATTCATGAATATATGCAACCGAAAATCAAACTGCTCTAA